A region of Periophthalmus magnuspinnatus isolate fPerMag1 chromosome 13, fPerMag1.2.pri, whole genome shotgun sequence DNA encodes the following proteins:
- the LOC117380704 gene encoding vascular endothelial zinc finger 1-like isoform X3, which yields MEPSWSTFLFQQANEALHHQHPVSANSLLPLLNSGTDPPDQKPVLPIPLDQKPPVSAAELLKDNVASGAGMNSVAPGGPPVVVKKEPKSKTPFVCGYCGKAFRDSYHLRRHESSHTGIKMVSRPKKTQSAPTMVPLISTVPRENNANQSYITTVAGHIFSPSGIMTTATTSTATGTSVMSPMHHQHQPQQHQPQQQQNIPKKPPKPVKKNHGCDMCGKAFRDVYHLNRHKLSHSDEKPFECPICQQRFKRKDRMTYHVRSHDGGVHKPYICSVCGKGFSRPDHLSCHVKHVHSSERPFKCQVTACTSAFATKDRLRSHMIRHEGKVTCNVCGKMLSAAYITSHLKTHGQANFNNSNQQCNNKGELTVGEVLNNSFQLLIDNSQKDANNVHNNSASTTPVTNSAAITSSTVNRNANNPVTIAAQMNITTNTVNITAPVNLQHPSAVTITGPVNLASVNIPTTAHMNLAHPVAITTPMPMNITGPLNIAMRPMESMPFLSQVLPSSPPW from the exons ATGGAGCCGAGCTGGAGTACATTTCTGTTTCAA CAGGCGAACGAGGCTCTTCATCACCAGCACCCAGTGTCCGCTAATAGCCTGCTCCCTTTGTTAAACTCTGGGACAGACCCTCCGGACCAGAAGCCCGTATTACCTATCCCTCTGGACCAGAAGCCTCCTGTCAGTGCCGCCGAGCTCCTCAAAGACAATGTGGCGAGCGGGGCAGGCATGAACTCTGTGGCTCCGGGGGGTCCTCCAGTGGTGGTCAAAAAGGAGCCCAAGTCCAAAACTCCCTTCGTTTGTGGATACTGTGGCAAGGCGTTTCGAGATAGCTATCATCTGAGGAGACATGAATCTTCCCACACGGGAATCAAGATGGTGTCCAGACCTAAGAAGACACAAAGTGCACCCACCATGGTGCCACTAATATCCACCGTCCCCCGAGAAAACAACGCCAACCAGTCTTACATCACCACAGTGGCAG GACATATTTTTTCCCCCTCAGGTATCATGACGACAGCCACCACCTCCACAGCCACAGGCACCAGTGTAATGTCCCCAATGCACCACCAGCACCAGCCGCAGCAGCACCAACCACAGCAACAGCAAAACATCCCCAAGAAGCCCCCCAAGCCCGTGAAGAAGAACCATGGCTGTGACATGTGTGGAAAGGCCTTCAGAGACGTGTACCACCTGAATCGACACAAGCTCTCTCACTCCGATGAGAAGCCCTTCGAATGCCCCATCTGCCAGCAGCGCTTCAAGAGAAAAGACAGGATGACCTACCACGTGCGATCTCATGACGGAGGGGTGCACAAGCCCTACATCTGCTCTGTCTGCGGCAAGGGGTTCTCCAG ACCAGATCATCTCAGCTGTCATGTCAAACACGTCCACTCCTCAGAGCGGCCCTTCAAGTGCCAAGTAACG GCCTGCACCTCTGCCTTCGCTACCAAAGACCGTCTACGCTCGCACATGATCCGACACGAGGGGAAGGTCACCTGTAACGTGTGCGGGAAGATGCTGAGCGCCGCTTACATCACCAGTCACCTCAAGACCCACGGACAGGCCAACTTCAACAACAGCAACCAACAGTGTAACAACAAAG GTGAGTTGACGGTAGGAGAGGTTTTAAATAACTCCTTCCAACTCCTTATTGACAACTCTCAAAAAG ATGCCAATAACGTCCACAACAACTCTGCCAGCACCACGCCCGTCACCAACTCGGCGGCCATAACTTCTTCGACTGTGAACCGAAATGCCAACAACCCGGTTACCATAGCGGCGCAGATGAACATAACCACGAATACGGTCAACATTACGGCTCCAGTGAATCTGCAGCACCCCTCCGCAGTCACAATTACCGGGCCCGTTAACCTAGCATCGGTCAATATCCCCACAACTGCCCATATGAACCTTGCGCACCCCGTTGCCATAACAACCCCTATGCCAATGAATATTACCGGTCCGCTCAATATAGCAATGAGGCCGATGGAGAGCATGCCATTCTTGTCCCAAGTCttgccctcctctcctccctggtag
- the LOC117380704 gene encoding vascular endothelial zinc finger 1-like isoform X6: MEPSWSTFLFQQANEALHHQHPVSANSLLPLLNSGTDPPDQKPVLPIPLDQKPPVSAAELLKDNVASGAGMNSVAPGGPPVVVKKEPKSKTPFVCGYCGKAFRDSYHLRRHESSHTGIKMVSRPKKTQSAPTMVPLISTVPRENNANQSYITTVAGIMTTATTSTATGTSVMSPMHHQHQPQQHQPQQQQNIPKKPPKPVKKNHGCDMCGKAFRDVYHLNRHKLSHSDEKPFECPICQQRFKRKDRMTYHVRSHDGGVHKPYICSVCGKGFSRPDHLSCHVKHVHSSERPFKCQVTACTSAFATKDRLRSHMIRHEGKVTCNVCGKMLSAAYITSHLKTHGQANFNNSNQQCNNKDANNVHNNSASTTPVTNSAAITSSTVNRNANNPVTIAAQMNITTNTVNITAPVNLQHPSAVTITGPVNLASVNIPTTAHMNLAHPVAITTPMPMNITGPLNIAMRPMESMPFLSQVLPSSPPW, translated from the exons ATGGAGCCGAGCTGGAGTACATTTCTGTTTCAA CAGGCGAACGAGGCTCTTCATCACCAGCACCCAGTGTCCGCTAATAGCCTGCTCCCTTTGTTAAACTCTGGGACAGACCCTCCGGACCAGAAGCCCGTATTACCTATCCCTCTGGACCAGAAGCCTCCTGTCAGTGCCGCCGAGCTCCTCAAAGACAATGTGGCGAGCGGGGCAGGCATGAACTCTGTGGCTCCGGGGGGTCCTCCAGTGGTGGTCAAAAAGGAGCCCAAGTCCAAAACTCCCTTCGTTTGTGGATACTGTGGCAAGGCGTTTCGAGATAGCTATCATCTGAGGAGACATGAATCTTCCCACACGGGAATCAAGATGGTGTCCAGACCTAAGAAGACACAAAGTGCACCCACCATGGTGCCACTAATATCCACCGTCCCCCGAGAAAACAACGCCAACCAGTCTTACATCACCACAGTGGCAG GTATCATGACGACAGCCACCACCTCCACAGCCACAGGCACCAGTGTAATGTCCCCAATGCACCACCAGCACCAGCCGCAGCAGCACCAACCACAGCAACAGCAAAACATCCCCAAGAAGCCCCCCAAGCCCGTGAAGAAGAACCATGGCTGTGACATGTGTGGAAAGGCCTTCAGAGACGTGTACCACCTGAATCGACACAAGCTCTCTCACTCCGATGAGAAGCCCTTCGAATGCCCCATCTGCCAGCAGCGCTTCAAGAGAAAAGACAGGATGACCTACCACGTGCGATCTCATGACGGAGGGGTGCACAAGCCCTACATCTGCTCTGTCTGCGGCAAGGGGTTCTCCAG ACCAGATCATCTCAGCTGTCATGTCAAACACGTCCACTCCTCAGAGCGGCCCTTCAAGTGCCAAGTAACG GCCTGCACCTCTGCCTTCGCTACCAAAGACCGTCTACGCTCGCACATGATCCGACACGAGGGGAAGGTCACCTGTAACGTGTGCGGGAAGATGCTGAGCGCCGCTTACATCACCAGTCACCTCAAGACCCACGGACAGGCCAACTTCAACAACAGCAACCAACAGTGTAACAACAAAG ATGCCAATAACGTCCACAACAACTCTGCCAGCACCACGCCCGTCACCAACTCGGCGGCCATAACTTCTTCGACTGTGAACCGAAATGCCAACAACCCGGTTACCATAGCGGCGCAGATGAACATAACCACGAATACGGTCAACATTACGGCTCCAGTGAATCTGCAGCACCCCTCCGCAGTCACAATTACCGGGCCCGTTAACCTAGCATCGGTCAATATCCCCACAACTGCCCATATGAACCTTGCGCACCCCGTTGCCATAACAACCCCTATGCCAATGAATATTACCGGTCCGCTCAATATAGCAATGAGGCCGATGGAGAGCATGCCATTCTTGTCCCAAGTCttgccctcctctcctccctggtag
- the LOC117380704 gene encoding vascular endothelial zinc finger 1-like isoform X5, translating to MEPSWSTFLFQQANEALHHQHPVSANSLLPLLNSGTDPPDQKPVLPIPLDQKPPVSAAELLKDNVASGAGMNSVAPGGPPVVVKKEPKSKTPFVCGYCGKAFRDSYHLRRHESSHTGIKMVSRPKKTQSAPTMVPLISTVPRENNANQSYITTVAGHIFSPSGIMTTATTSTATGTSVMSPMHHQHQPQQHQPQQQQNIPKKPPKPVKKNHGCDMCGKAFRDVYHLNRHKLSHSDEKPFECPICQQRFKRKDRMTYHVRSHDGGVHKPYICSVCGKGFSRPDHLSCHVKHVHSSERPFKCQVTACTSAFATKDRLRSHMIRHEGKVTCNVCGKMLSAAYITSHLKTHGQANFNNSNQQCNNKDANNVHNNSASTTPVTNSAAITSSTVNRNANNPVTIAAQMNITTNTVNITAPVNLQHPSAVTITGPVNLASVNIPTTAHMNLAHPVAITTPMPMNITGPLNIAMRPMESMPFLSQVLPSSPPW from the exons ATGGAGCCGAGCTGGAGTACATTTCTGTTTCAA CAGGCGAACGAGGCTCTTCATCACCAGCACCCAGTGTCCGCTAATAGCCTGCTCCCTTTGTTAAACTCTGGGACAGACCCTCCGGACCAGAAGCCCGTATTACCTATCCCTCTGGACCAGAAGCCTCCTGTCAGTGCCGCCGAGCTCCTCAAAGACAATGTGGCGAGCGGGGCAGGCATGAACTCTGTGGCTCCGGGGGGTCCTCCAGTGGTGGTCAAAAAGGAGCCCAAGTCCAAAACTCCCTTCGTTTGTGGATACTGTGGCAAGGCGTTTCGAGATAGCTATCATCTGAGGAGACATGAATCTTCCCACACGGGAATCAAGATGGTGTCCAGACCTAAGAAGACACAAAGTGCACCCACCATGGTGCCACTAATATCCACCGTCCCCCGAGAAAACAACGCCAACCAGTCTTACATCACCACAGTGGCAG GACATATTTTTTCCCCCTCAGGTATCATGACGACAGCCACCACCTCCACAGCCACAGGCACCAGTGTAATGTCCCCAATGCACCACCAGCACCAGCCGCAGCAGCACCAACCACAGCAACAGCAAAACATCCCCAAGAAGCCCCCCAAGCCCGTGAAGAAGAACCATGGCTGTGACATGTGTGGAAAGGCCTTCAGAGACGTGTACCACCTGAATCGACACAAGCTCTCTCACTCCGATGAGAAGCCCTTCGAATGCCCCATCTGCCAGCAGCGCTTCAAGAGAAAAGACAGGATGACCTACCACGTGCGATCTCATGACGGAGGGGTGCACAAGCCCTACATCTGCTCTGTCTGCGGCAAGGGGTTCTCCAG ACCAGATCATCTCAGCTGTCATGTCAAACACGTCCACTCCTCAGAGCGGCCCTTCAAGTGCCAAGTAACG GCCTGCACCTCTGCCTTCGCTACCAAAGACCGTCTACGCTCGCACATGATCCGACACGAGGGGAAGGTCACCTGTAACGTGTGCGGGAAGATGCTGAGCGCCGCTTACATCACCAGTCACCTCAAGACCCACGGACAGGCCAACTTCAACAACAGCAACCAACAGTGTAACAACAAAG ATGCCAATAACGTCCACAACAACTCTGCCAGCACCACGCCCGTCACCAACTCGGCGGCCATAACTTCTTCGACTGTGAACCGAAATGCCAACAACCCGGTTACCATAGCGGCGCAGATGAACATAACCACGAATACGGTCAACATTACGGCTCCAGTGAATCTGCAGCACCCCTCCGCAGTCACAATTACCGGGCCCGTTAACCTAGCATCGGTCAATATCCCCACAACTGCCCATATGAACCTTGCGCACCCCGTTGCCATAACAACCCCTATGCCAATGAATATTACCGGTCCGCTCAATATAGCAATGAGGCCGATGGAGAGCATGCCATTCTTGTCCCAAGTCttgccctcctctcctccctggtag
- the LOC117380704 gene encoding vascular endothelial zinc finger 1-like isoform X2 codes for MEPSWSTFLFQQANEALHHQHPVSANSLLPLLNSGTDPPDQKPVLPIPLDQKPPVSAAELLKDNVASGAGMNSVAPGGPPVVVKKEPKSKTPFVCGYCGKAFRDSYHLRRHESSHTGIKMVSRPKKTQSAPTMVPLISTVPRENNANQSYITTVAGIMTTATTSTATGTSVMSPMHHQHQPQQHQPQQQQNIPKKPPKPVKKNHGCDMCGKAFRDVYHLNRHKLSHSDEKPFECPICQQRFKRKDRMTYHVRSHDGGVHKPYICSVCGKGFSRPDHLSCHVKHVHSSERPFKCQVTACTSAFATKDRLRSHMIRHEGKVTCNVCGKMLSAAYITSHLKTHGQANFNNSNQQCNNKGQSDWQWNHSGPRKGELTVGEVLNNSFQLLIDNSQKDANNVHNNSASTTPVTNSAAITSSTVNRNANNPVTIAAQMNITTNTVNITAPVNLQHPSAVTITGPVNLASVNIPTTAHMNLAHPVAITTPMPMNITGPLNIAMRPMESMPFLSQVLPSSPPW; via the exons ATGGAGCCGAGCTGGAGTACATTTCTGTTTCAA CAGGCGAACGAGGCTCTTCATCACCAGCACCCAGTGTCCGCTAATAGCCTGCTCCCTTTGTTAAACTCTGGGACAGACCCTCCGGACCAGAAGCCCGTATTACCTATCCCTCTGGACCAGAAGCCTCCTGTCAGTGCCGCCGAGCTCCTCAAAGACAATGTGGCGAGCGGGGCAGGCATGAACTCTGTGGCTCCGGGGGGTCCTCCAGTGGTGGTCAAAAAGGAGCCCAAGTCCAAAACTCCCTTCGTTTGTGGATACTGTGGCAAGGCGTTTCGAGATAGCTATCATCTGAGGAGACATGAATCTTCCCACACGGGAATCAAGATGGTGTCCAGACCTAAGAAGACACAAAGTGCACCCACCATGGTGCCACTAATATCCACCGTCCCCCGAGAAAACAACGCCAACCAGTCTTACATCACCACAGTGGCAG GTATCATGACGACAGCCACCACCTCCACAGCCACAGGCACCAGTGTAATGTCCCCAATGCACCACCAGCACCAGCCGCAGCAGCACCAACCACAGCAACAGCAAAACATCCCCAAGAAGCCCCCCAAGCCCGTGAAGAAGAACCATGGCTGTGACATGTGTGGAAAGGCCTTCAGAGACGTGTACCACCTGAATCGACACAAGCTCTCTCACTCCGATGAGAAGCCCTTCGAATGCCCCATCTGCCAGCAGCGCTTCAAGAGAAAAGACAGGATGACCTACCACGTGCGATCTCATGACGGAGGGGTGCACAAGCCCTACATCTGCTCTGTCTGCGGCAAGGGGTTCTCCAG ACCAGATCATCTCAGCTGTCATGTCAAACACGTCCACTCCTCAGAGCGGCCCTTCAAGTGCCAAGTAACG GCCTGCACCTCTGCCTTCGCTACCAAAGACCGTCTACGCTCGCACATGATCCGACACGAGGGGAAGGTCACCTGTAACGTGTGCGGGAAGATGCTGAGCGCCGCTTACATCACCAGTCACCTCAAGACCCACGGACAGGCCAACTTCAACAACAGCAACCAACAGTGTAACAACAAAG GCCAAAGTGACTGGCAGTGGAACCACTCAGGGCCACGAAAAG GTGAGTTGACGGTAGGAGAGGTTTTAAATAACTCCTTCCAACTCCTTATTGACAACTCTCAAAAAG ATGCCAATAACGTCCACAACAACTCTGCCAGCACCACGCCCGTCACCAACTCGGCGGCCATAACTTCTTCGACTGTGAACCGAAATGCCAACAACCCGGTTACCATAGCGGCGCAGATGAACATAACCACGAATACGGTCAACATTACGGCTCCAGTGAATCTGCAGCACCCCTCCGCAGTCACAATTACCGGGCCCGTTAACCTAGCATCGGTCAATATCCCCACAACTGCCCATATGAACCTTGCGCACCCCGTTGCCATAACAACCCCTATGCCAATGAATATTACCGGTCCGCTCAATATAGCAATGAGGCCGATGGAGAGCATGCCATTCTTGTCCCAAGTCttgccctcctctcctccctggtag
- the LOC117380704 gene encoding vascular endothelial zinc finger 1-like isoform X4: MEPSWSTFLFQQANEALHHQHPVSANSLLPLLNSGTDPPDQKPVLPIPLDQKPPVSAAELLKDNVASGAGMNSVAPGGPPVVVKKEPKSKTPFVCGYCGKAFRDSYHLRRHESSHTGIKMVSRPKKTQSAPTMVPLISTVPRENNANQSYITTVAGHIFSPSGIMTTATTSTATGTSVMSPMHHQHQPQQHQPQQQQNIPKKPPKPVKKNHGCDMCGKAFRDVYHLNRHKLSHSDEKPFECPICQQRFKRKDRMTYHVRSHDGGVHKPYICSVCGKGFSRPDHLSCHVKHVHSSERPFKCQVTACTSAFATKDRLRSHMIRHEGKVTCNVCGKMLSAAYITSHLKTHGQANFNNSNQQCNNKGQSDWQWNHSGPRKDANNVHNNSASTTPVTNSAAITSSTVNRNANNPVTIAAQMNITTNTVNITAPVNLQHPSAVTITGPVNLASVNIPTTAHMNLAHPVAITTPMPMNITGPLNIAMRPMESMPFLSQVLPSSPPW; this comes from the exons ATGGAGCCGAGCTGGAGTACATTTCTGTTTCAA CAGGCGAACGAGGCTCTTCATCACCAGCACCCAGTGTCCGCTAATAGCCTGCTCCCTTTGTTAAACTCTGGGACAGACCCTCCGGACCAGAAGCCCGTATTACCTATCCCTCTGGACCAGAAGCCTCCTGTCAGTGCCGCCGAGCTCCTCAAAGACAATGTGGCGAGCGGGGCAGGCATGAACTCTGTGGCTCCGGGGGGTCCTCCAGTGGTGGTCAAAAAGGAGCCCAAGTCCAAAACTCCCTTCGTTTGTGGATACTGTGGCAAGGCGTTTCGAGATAGCTATCATCTGAGGAGACATGAATCTTCCCACACGGGAATCAAGATGGTGTCCAGACCTAAGAAGACACAAAGTGCACCCACCATGGTGCCACTAATATCCACCGTCCCCCGAGAAAACAACGCCAACCAGTCTTACATCACCACAGTGGCAG GACATATTTTTTCCCCCTCAGGTATCATGACGACAGCCACCACCTCCACAGCCACAGGCACCAGTGTAATGTCCCCAATGCACCACCAGCACCAGCCGCAGCAGCACCAACCACAGCAACAGCAAAACATCCCCAAGAAGCCCCCCAAGCCCGTGAAGAAGAACCATGGCTGTGACATGTGTGGAAAGGCCTTCAGAGACGTGTACCACCTGAATCGACACAAGCTCTCTCACTCCGATGAGAAGCCCTTCGAATGCCCCATCTGCCAGCAGCGCTTCAAGAGAAAAGACAGGATGACCTACCACGTGCGATCTCATGACGGAGGGGTGCACAAGCCCTACATCTGCTCTGTCTGCGGCAAGGGGTTCTCCAG ACCAGATCATCTCAGCTGTCATGTCAAACACGTCCACTCCTCAGAGCGGCCCTTCAAGTGCCAAGTAACG GCCTGCACCTCTGCCTTCGCTACCAAAGACCGTCTACGCTCGCACATGATCCGACACGAGGGGAAGGTCACCTGTAACGTGTGCGGGAAGATGCTGAGCGCCGCTTACATCACCAGTCACCTCAAGACCCACGGACAGGCCAACTTCAACAACAGCAACCAACAGTGTAACAACAAAG GCCAAAGTGACTGGCAGTGGAACCACTCAGGGCCACGAAAAG ATGCCAATAACGTCCACAACAACTCTGCCAGCACCACGCCCGTCACCAACTCGGCGGCCATAACTTCTTCGACTGTGAACCGAAATGCCAACAACCCGGTTACCATAGCGGCGCAGATGAACATAACCACGAATACGGTCAACATTACGGCTCCAGTGAATCTGCAGCACCCCTCCGCAGTCACAATTACCGGGCCCGTTAACCTAGCATCGGTCAATATCCCCACAACTGCCCATATGAACCTTGCGCACCCCGTTGCCATAACAACCCCTATGCCAATGAATATTACCGGTCCGCTCAATATAGCAATGAGGCCGATGGAGAGCATGCCATTCTTGTCCCAAGTCttgccctcctctcctccctggtag
- the LOC117380704 gene encoding vascular endothelial zinc finger 1-like isoform X1 — MEPSWSTFLFQQANEALHHQHPVSANSLLPLLNSGTDPPDQKPVLPIPLDQKPPVSAAELLKDNVASGAGMNSVAPGGPPVVVKKEPKSKTPFVCGYCGKAFRDSYHLRRHESSHTGIKMVSRPKKTQSAPTMVPLISTVPRENNANQSYITTVAGHIFSPSGIMTTATTSTATGTSVMSPMHHQHQPQQHQPQQQQNIPKKPPKPVKKNHGCDMCGKAFRDVYHLNRHKLSHSDEKPFECPICQQRFKRKDRMTYHVRSHDGGVHKPYICSVCGKGFSRPDHLSCHVKHVHSSERPFKCQVTACTSAFATKDRLRSHMIRHEGKVTCNVCGKMLSAAYITSHLKTHGQANFNNSNQQCNNKGQSDWQWNHSGPRKGELTVGEVLNNSFQLLIDNSQKDANNVHNNSASTTPVTNSAAITSSTVNRNANNPVTIAAQMNITTNTVNITAPVNLQHPSAVTITGPVNLASVNIPTTAHMNLAHPVAITTPMPMNITGPLNIAMRPMESMPFLSQVLPSSPPW; from the exons ATGGAGCCGAGCTGGAGTACATTTCTGTTTCAA CAGGCGAACGAGGCTCTTCATCACCAGCACCCAGTGTCCGCTAATAGCCTGCTCCCTTTGTTAAACTCTGGGACAGACCCTCCGGACCAGAAGCCCGTATTACCTATCCCTCTGGACCAGAAGCCTCCTGTCAGTGCCGCCGAGCTCCTCAAAGACAATGTGGCGAGCGGGGCAGGCATGAACTCTGTGGCTCCGGGGGGTCCTCCAGTGGTGGTCAAAAAGGAGCCCAAGTCCAAAACTCCCTTCGTTTGTGGATACTGTGGCAAGGCGTTTCGAGATAGCTATCATCTGAGGAGACATGAATCTTCCCACACGGGAATCAAGATGGTGTCCAGACCTAAGAAGACACAAAGTGCACCCACCATGGTGCCACTAATATCCACCGTCCCCCGAGAAAACAACGCCAACCAGTCTTACATCACCACAGTGGCAG GACATATTTTTTCCCCCTCAGGTATCATGACGACAGCCACCACCTCCACAGCCACAGGCACCAGTGTAATGTCCCCAATGCACCACCAGCACCAGCCGCAGCAGCACCAACCACAGCAACAGCAAAACATCCCCAAGAAGCCCCCCAAGCCCGTGAAGAAGAACCATGGCTGTGACATGTGTGGAAAGGCCTTCAGAGACGTGTACCACCTGAATCGACACAAGCTCTCTCACTCCGATGAGAAGCCCTTCGAATGCCCCATCTGCCAGCAGCGCTTCAAGAGAAAAGACAGGATGACCTACCACGTGCGATCTCATGACGGAGGGGTGCACAAGCCCTACATCTGCTCTGTCTGCGGCAAGGGGTTCTCCAG ACCAGATCATCTCAGCTGTCATGTCAAACACGTCCACTCCTCAGAGCGGCCCTTCAAGTGCCAAGTAACG GCCTGCACCTCTGCCTTCGCTACCAAAGACCGTCTACGCTCGCACATGATCCGACACGAGGGGAAGGTCACCTGTAACGTGTGCGGGAAGATGCTGAGCGCCGCTTACATCACCAGTCACCTCAAGACCCACGGACAGGCCAACTTCAACAACAGCAACCAACAGTGTAACAACAAAG GCCAAAGTGACTGGCAGTGGAACCACTCAGGGCCACGAAAAG GTGAGTTGACGGTAGGAGAGGTTTTAAATAACTCCTTCCAACTCCTTATTGACAACTCTCAAAAAG ATGCCAATAACGTCCACAACAACTCTGCCAGCACCACGCCCGTCACCAACTCGGCGGCCATAACTTCTTCGACTGTGAACCGAAATGCCAACAACCCGGTTACCATAGCGGCGCAGATGAACATAACCACGAATACGGTCAACATTACGGCTCCAGTGAATCTGCAGCACCCCTCCGCAGTCACAATTACCGGGCCCGTTAACCTAGCATCGGTCAATATCCCCACAACTGCCCATATGAACCTTGCGCACCCCGTTGCCATAACAACCCCTATGCCAATGAATATTACCGGTCCGCTCAATATAGCAATGAGGCCGATGGAGAGCATGCCATTCTTGTCCCAAGTCttgccctcctctcctccctggtag
- the LOC117380704 gene encoding vascular endothelial zinc finger 1-like isoform X7 produces the protein MEPSWSTFLFQQANEALHHQHPVSANSLLPLLNSGTDPPDQKPVLPIPLDQKPPVSAAELLKDNVASGAGMNSVAPGGPPVVVKKEPKSKTPFVCGYCGKAFRDSYHLRRHESSHTGIKMVSRPKKTQSAPTMVPLISTVPRENNANQSYITTVAGIMTTATTSTATGTSVMSPMHHQHQPQQHQPQQQQNIPKKPPKPVKKNHGCDMCGKAFRDVYHLNRHKLSHSDEKPFECPICQQRFKRKDRMTYHVRSHDGGVHKPYICSVCGKGFSRPDHLSCHVKHVHSSERPFKCQVTACTSAFATKDRLRSHMIRHEGKVTCNVCGKMLSAAYITSHLKTHGQANFNNSNQQCNNKGQSDWQWNHSGPRKDANNVHNNSASTTPVTNSAAITSSTVNRNANNPVTIAAQMNITTNTVNITAPVNLQHPSAVTITGPVNLASVNIPTTAHMNLAHPVAITTPMPMNITGPLNIAMRPMESMPFLSQVLPSSPPW, from the exons ATGGAGCCGAGCTGGAGTACATTTCTGTTTCAA CAGGCGAACGAGGCTCTTCATCACCAGCACCCAGTGTCCGCTAATAGCCTGCTCCCTTTGTTAAACTCTGGGACAGACCCTCCGGACCAGAAGCCCGTATTACCTATCCCTCTGGACCAGAAGCCTCCTGTCAGTGCCGCCGAGCTCCTCAAAGACAATGTGGCGAGCGGGGCAGGCATGAACTCTGTGGCTCCGGGGGGTCCTCCAGTGGTGGTCAAAAAGGAGCCCAAGTCCAAAACTCCCTTCGTTTGTGGATACTGTGGCAAGGCGTTTCGAGATAGCTATCATCTGAGGAGACATGAATCTTCCCACACGGGAATCAAGATGGTGTCCAGACCTAAGAAGACACAAAGTGCACCCACCATGGTGCCACTAATATCCACCGTCCCCCGAGAAAACAACGCCAACCAGTCTTACATCACCACAGTGGCAG GTATCATGACGACAGCCACCACCTCCACAGCCACAGGCACCAGTGTAATGTCCCCAATGCACCACCAGCACCAGCCGCAGCAGCACCAACCACAGCAACAGCAAAACATCCCCAAGAAGCCCCCCAAGCCCGTGAAGAAGAACCATGGCTGTGACATGTGTGGAAAGGCCTTCAGAGACGTGTACCACCTGAATCGACACAAGCTCTCTCACTCCGATGAGAAGCCCTTCGAATGCCCCATCTGCCAGCAGCGCTTCAAGAGAAAAGACAGGATGACCTACCACGTGCGATCTCATGACGGAGGGGTGCACAAGCCCTACATCTGCTCTGTCTGCGGCAAGGGGTTCTCCAG ACCAGATCATCTCAGCTGTCATGTCAAACACGTCCACTCCTCAGAGCGGCCCTTCAAGTGCCAAGTAACG GCCTGCACCTCTGCCTTCGCTACCAAAGACCGTCTACGCTCGCACATGATCCGACACGAGGGGAAGGTCACCTGTAACGTGTGCGGGAAGATGCTGAGCGCCGCTTACATCACCAGTCACCTCAAGACCCACGGACAGGCCAACTTCAACAACAGCAACCAACAGTGTAACAACAAAG GCCAAAGTGACTGGCAGTGGAACCACTCAGGGCCACGAAAAG ATGCCAATAACGTCCACAACAACTCTGCCAGCACCACGCCCGTCACCAACTCGGCGGCCATAACTTCTTCGACTGTGAACCGAAATGCCAACAACCCGGTTACCATAGCGGCGCAGATGAACATAACCACGAATACGGTCAACATTACGGCTCCAGTGAATCTGCAGCACCCCTCCGCAGTCACAATTACCGGGCCCGTTAACCTAGCATCGGTCAATATCCCCACAACTGCCCATATGAACCTTGCGCACCCCGTTGCCATAACAACCCCTATGCCAATGAATATTACCGGTCCGCTCAATATAGCAATGAGGCCGATGGAGAGCATGCCATTCTTGTCCCAAGTCttgccctcctctcctccctggtag